One genomic region from Streptomyces sp. Li-HN-5-11 encodes:
- a CDS encoding acyl-CoA dehydrogenase family protein codes for MHRDVFTADHEAFRELVRDVVAKEVVPHYAEWEKAGRLPRSFFERLGSLGLLGVAVPEEYGGGGQPDYRYNVVLQEEAARALVTLGTVRTQLDVILPYFLAYANEEQRRRWFPGLASGRLLTAIAMTEPGTGSDLAGIRTTAVRDGDHYIVSGAKTFITGGLLADLVIVVARTSTDPDDRRAGLTLLVVEDGMPGFTRGRVLDKMGIKVQDTVELAFDEVRVPVANRLGEEGRAFAYLGHNLPQERMTVAVGSVAQARAALDTTIAYVRERNVFGTPVASFQNTKFELAAVDAEIEAAQAVLDRAVLELVDGRLSGADAARVKLFCTEMQARAVDRCLQLFGGYGYMLEYPIARLYADARITRIYAGTSEVMKVIIAKSLGL; via the coding sequence GTGCACCGCGATGTCTTCACCGCCGACCACGAGGCGTTCCGGGAGCTGGTCCGGGACGTCGTGGCCAAGGAGGTGGTTCCGCACTACGCCGAGTGGGAGAAGGCCGGGCGGCTGCCCCGGTCGTTCTTCGAGCGGCTCGGCTCGCTCGGGCTGCTGGGCGTGGCCGTCCCGGAGGAGTACGGCGGAGGCGGGCAGCCCGACTACCGCTACAACGTCGTCCTCCAGGAGGAGGCCGCCCGCGCACTGGTCACGCTGGGTACGGTCCGCACCCAACTCGACGTCATCCTGCCGTACTTCCTCGCCTATGCGAACGAGGAGCAGCGCCGGCGCTGGTTCCCCGGGCTGGCCTCCGGCCGGCTGCTGACCGCGATCGCGATGACCGAGCCCGGCACCGGCTCCGACCTCGCGGGAATCCGTACGACCGCCGTGCGCGACGGCGACCACTACATAGTGAGCGGGGCCAAGACCTTCATCACCGGAGGGCTGCTCGCCGACCTGGTGATCGTGGTGGCGCGCACGTCGACCGACCCGGACGACCGCCGGGCGGGGCTCACGCTGCTGGTCGTGGAGGACGGCATGCCGGGCTTCACGCGCGGCAGGGTGCTGGACAAGATGGGCATCAAGGTCCAGGACACCGTGGAGCTCGCCTTCGACGAGGTCCGGGTGCCCGTCGCCAACCGGCTCGGCGAGGAGGGCAGGGCCTTCGCCTACCTCGGGCACAACCTCCCCCAGGAACGGATGACCGTCGCCGTCGGTTCGGTCGCGCAGGCGCGGGCCGCGCTCGACACGACGATCGCGTACGTCAGGGAACGCAACGTGTTCGGGACGCCGGTCGCGTCGTTCCAGAACACCAAGTTCGAACTCGCCGCCGTCGACGCGGAGATCGAGGCCGCGCAGGCCGTGCTCGACCGGGCCGTGCTGGAGCTGGTCGACGGGCGGCTGTCCGGCGCGGACGCCGCGAGGGTCAAGCTGTTCTGCACCGAGATGCAGGCTCGCGCAGTCGACCGGTGTCTTCAACTCTTCGGCGGTTACGGCTACATGCTGGAGTACCCGATAGCCCGGCTGTACGCGGACGCCCGCATCACCCGTATCTACGCCGGGACGAGCGAGGTCATGAAGGTCATCATCGCCAAGTCCCTGGGGTTGTGA
- a CDS encoding thiolase family protein, translated as MREAVIAAAVRTAVGKRNGGLAGIHPADLSAAVLNALVERAGVDPEAVDDVIWGCVSQIGDQSSNIGRYAVLAAGWPESIPGTTVNRACGSSQQALEFAVQAVLSGQQDVVVAGGVEVMSRVPLGSARASGVPYGPQVLGRYEDFSFNQGISAEKIAQKWGFTRARLDAYAALSHERAAAAQDSGVFEEQIVPVVEVTADEGVRRGTSVETLAKLKPSFLEDDGVIHAGNSSQISDGAAALLVTTPDRARELGLTPLVRHRAGAVVGSDPVLMLTGPIPATEKVLGKAGVALSEVGVFEVNEAFAPVPLAWLAETGADPELVNPLGGAIALGHPLGASGTVLMTRMIHHMRDRGIRYGLQTMCEGGGTANATLVELVG; from the coding sequence ATACGAGAAGCGGTGATCGCGGCAGCGGTCCGCACCGCGGTGGGAAAGCGCAACGGCGGGCTGGCCGGCATCCACCCGGCCGACCTGTCCGCTGCGGTGCTGAACGCGCTCGTCGAGCGGGCCGGGGTCGATCCGGAGGCCGTCGACGACGTGATCTGGGGGTGCGTCTCCCAGATCGGCGACCAGTCGAGCAACATCGGCCGCTACGCGGTGCTGGCCGCGGGCTGGCCCGAGAGCATCCCCGGGACGACGGTCAACCGGGCCTGCGGATCGAGCCAGCAGGCGCTGGAGTTCGCCGTGCAGGCGGTGCTGTCCGGGCAGCAGGACGTGGTCGTGGCGGGCGGGGTGGAGGTCATGAGCCGGGTCCCGCTGGGCTCGGCCAGGGCGAGCGGAGTGCCGTACGGCCCTCAAGTCCTCGGCCGGTACGAGGACTTCTCCTTCAACCAGGGCATCTCGGCGGAGAAGATCGCACAGAAGTGGGGCTTCACCCGGGCCCGGCTCGACGCGTACGCGGCGCTGTCGCACGAGCGGGCCGCCGCCGCGCAGGACAGCGGGGTCTTCGAGGAGCAGATCGTGCCGGTGGTGGAGGTGACCGCCGACGAGGGCGTTCGCCGGGGCACCAGTGTGGAGACGCTTGCGAAGCTCAAGCCGTCCTTCCTGGAGGACGACGGCGTGATCCACGCCGGCAACTCCTCCCAGATCTCCGACGGTGCGGCGGCGCTGTTGGTCACCACCCCGGACAGAGCACGGGAGTTGGGGCTGACGCCGCTCGTGCGCCACCGGGCGGGCGCGGTGGTCGGCTCGGACCCGGTGCTGATGCTGACCGGGCCGATCCCGGCCACCGAGAAGGTGCTGGGGAAGGCCGGGGTGGCGCTGTCGGAGGTCGGGGTCTTCGAGGTGAACGAGGCCTTCGCGCCCGTTCCGCTCGCCTGGCTCGCCGAGACGGGTGCCGACCCGGAGCTGGTCAACCCGCTCGGCGGCGCCATCGCGCTCGGCCATCCGCTCGGTGCCTCGGGAACCGTCCTGATGACCCGCATGATCCACCACATGCGTGACCGCGGCATCCGCTACGGACTCCAGACCATGTGCGAGGGTGGCGGGACTGCGAACGCCACACTCGTCGAACTCGTCGGCTGA